The Flammeovirga pectinis genomic interval CTTAGAAGAAACTCCATCTGCAGAAAAACCCGTATATGTTCCTTTATGATGCCACATACCTTTAGCCCATGCTCTAGGTCTACCTGTATACATCAAATTAATAGCTTGTATTTTTCCGTTTTGAATACTTAATGAAGAGTAATCAAACCCTTGTTCTTCTACCTCTTCTAAAACAAACTCAAGAATTTCTCTTGCACCAGATGCATATCCCATATTATCATAAGTAGCAAATGATTTAGGCGCTCTAAAGTAGCCAAATACAACATTTTCATATTCTACTAATCCTCCCGAAACATTTTCAAAGTATTTTTTTACTGAACTATAATTTCCATTTACTTTAAAATTATCCCCATTCATCATCTGTTCGATAGTACTTTTATCCCAAACTGCAGGAGCATCACTAAAATCTACTAGAATACATATTCCTTTGTAATTACCAATAACATGATTTGTAGGTGTAGCATGTTGTTCATTTCCATTCGCTGCACTTTTATGAATATCTTGAACGCCTAAATGATCATTTTCTTTTAATGCATCTTGGTTCTGAGTTCTTTGTATTTCTATAGTTGATCGGTCTAAGTCAATATGTTTTTCTAACTGAAAGCTTACTCTAAAACTAGACATTGATACCCCGTAAGATTCTCCTGTATAATGAATACCTGTAGAAACCAATTCATTTCTAGATGCTGATAATTGGGCATAACAAATCCATTCTGTTTCTTCATCTCTAATAAGAGTATAACCATCTAAACTTTCTGCTCGCAAATAAAAATCATCTCCAAAAAGCTTTATTTGAACAACCGAACCATCTGGCTGTTCAAACTCCTGAACTTCTCCATTTCTAGGTGCTGCTAATAGAAAATGCATACCTACTCCAAGAAACAGTAGTAGTGTATACAACTTTTTAATAAATACTTGCATAGCTGTAATTAGTTTAATTGATTATTAATAGATGACAATTCCCTATTAATCCACTTTGCTTAGCTACAAATATTTTAAAACTTTAAACGTTCTATTACACTATACTATCATATGATTTCATTATTTGTTCAGTAGCTAACAAAACATTAAATAATCGTATTCTTTTGAGGATGTATTTGATTTAAACTTCTATATCGTTCTTTTAAAAATAGATTGAAGAATATAAAATCGTTCAAAAAAAATAGAGGTCATCAAGTAATTGATGACCTCTATTCTCTATATTAATAGCATAGTCTACGCTATTGCTTCTTTCACTAATTTTTCTGCATTTGCTAGTGCAATTTGTAGATCTTCATTTACTAAACGAATATCAAATTGATCACCAAATGGCATTTCTTCTGCAGCTTTTGCTACACGTTCCTTAATTGCTTCTTCGGAATCTGTAGCTCTATCTCTTAAACGTTGCTCTAAGCATTCTACACTTGGAGGGCATACAAAAACTGAAACGGCTTTTTCTGCAAAATAATTCTTTAAACTGATGCCTCCTTGGACATCAACATCTAAAACAACATGTTTGCCTTCGCTCCAAATTCTTTCTATTTCACTTTTTAAAGTGCCATAAAAAAGACCTTCATATACTTCCTCATGTTCTACAAATTCATCATTTGAAATTCGATTTTTAAAATCATCGAGAGAAATGAAATAATAGTCTTTAGCGTCTTTTTCTTCTCCTCTCGGAGCACGTGTAGTTGCTGAAATTGAAAATGTCAATTCAGGAAATACACTCAAAAGGTGTCTCACAACGGTGGTTTTACCTGATCCTGATGGTGCAGAAAAGATAAATACTTTGCCTGATTTCATGCTTTATTTTTGCAATTTTTTTTGATTAAAGATGCAAAGATAATGACTTAAAATGGCTATTTCTCATTTAGTTTGCTTTCTTTTGAGAATATCCCATTTTTTTTGCGTAGACAACTAATTTTTCTTTCAATAAATTTCGAGCTCTATGTAACCTACTTCTTACTGTTCCGATAGGAATATCAAGGATTTTAGACATTTCTTCGTAGGTGAATCCTTCTAAATCACATAAAATGATAACAATTCTGAAATCAACTCCTAATGCATTCAATGCACTCGTTATTTCATCACCAATTCTGTATGTATTATTATCTTGACGTATACCTGAAACTAAATTAGGGTCATTTTTTTCTCCGTTATAAATAGTCTCTACTTCGTTATAATCAATTTTTGAAGGTTCCTTACTCTTCCTTCTATATTCATTGATAAAACTGTTTTTTAAAATTCGGAATAACCATGCTTTTGCATTAGTTCCTTTTTCGAACGAATCGATAAATCTATACGCTTTCATGTGCGTATCTTGTACTAAATCTTTTGCATCTTCGTCGTCTCCAGTTAAGCGATAGGCAAAACTATACATTGAATCTGTGTGAGGAGCAAACTCTCGGTCGAAAATAATTAATCGTTCTTGAGTAGAATTCTTCTTCTTTAGGTTATTACTCATAATTGTAATGATAGTGGAAAGAGCTACCTTTGAGGTACCTCTTTCTTAGTTAATAAATTAGGTTAAAACAGAAAGAACTTGTAATTACTTATTTGGCTTATCTAAATATAATACGCCAAATTGAAAAATCATTAAGAAGTACAGATATCGTGTAGATAATGTTATGAGAGTGCAACAATTAAAGAATATTGTTATAAGTGGTAGTGAAAATTTAAAAGATTTCAGTATTTCCATTCAGATAATCAATTATTTAAAAAATAAATATGCTGATTCTCACGTTACTTGGATAGGAAATTCTGTTCAATCCGAGATTTCCAAATTTATTACATCTATAGATCAATTTCTTTTATTTGATACTATCGATGATGAAACATTAGAAAATACAGATGCTATCTTCTTTTTAAAGAGCGACAAAGTGTTATCTAAAAAAGCACGTGATTTAAAAATTAGCTACAGAATAGGAGGTAAGGATTCTTGGAGAAATAATAGAAGGTTAACACATAGTATAGATACTAGTACTGCTAGTTCTCTATTAGATGCTCACTTTTCATTTCTTCATGTACTAGATATTGATACAACTGTTGATCTTTCGTTACAAATAGTAAATCACCCTATTTCTACTTTTAGAGGTATTATAAAAAAGGACCTTAATAATATAGTTTTCTACCCATATAGATCGAATGCACATAGGGCATGGCCAGGAGTTCGGTATTTTGAACTTATAGATTCTTTACCAAAGTACGAATACAATTATATTATTGCTGGTTTAGAAGAAGAGGGGAAAGCTTTAAAATTTACTGCTCCAGAGTTATTTAGAGTACCAAGTGTAAAAGATGCTACAGATCTAGAAAGCTTAGAAGAAGCACTTGCTTTAATTGCCAAATCAGATTTATTAGTTACCTATAATACAGATATTGCACATTTTGCAGAAGCAATGGGTAAAAAGGTAATTTGTATAACATCTTCTGCTGATGCCTTTTTTATCAATAAAAAAATTAAAACTATCCTTACTGAAAAGACAGATTGTTATGAGTGTATAGGAGATAAGCCTTGTGAGTGCTTGAGAAAATTAGAGATAAATGAAGTAATATCAGAAATGGAAAATATTAAAATTTAATTGTAAAGATCGTTTCTTTTAGTGACGATTCTACTTTCAAACTCCCTTTATGCACTCTCGTAATTTGTTTACATAAAGCCAATCCAATTCCATTACCTGTATTTTTAGTAGTGAAAAAAGGAACAAAAATATGTTTCAGCTCATCTTCTGGAATCATAGATCCATTGTTGGTAATATGAATAACTAATTGATCTTTCAATTGAAAGTCCACTATTAATTCTGAGTTATCAACATATTTCATTGCTTCAATTGCATTCTTAATTATATTATTCACACATTGATGAATAAGCTGAGAGTCAAAATGATATATTATTTCTTTATTATCAATATTCAATAAATTCACTTTAATATTATGTTGATAAGTCTCTTCTTCAAAACTATTCAATTCTTTTTGAAGAAAGTTATTCACATTGACTTCAACTTTTTTAGGTGTTGGTAACTTGGAAATTG includes:
- the gmk gene encoding guanylate kinase, translating into MKSGKVFIFSAPSGSGKTTVVRHLLSVFPELTFSISATTRAPRGEEKDAKDYYFISLDDFKNRISNDEFVEHEEVYEGLFYGTLKSEIERIWSEGKHVVLDVDVQGGISLKNYFAEKAVSVFVCPPSVECLEQRLRDRATDSEEAIKERVAKAAEEMPFGDQFDIRLVNEDLQIALANAEKLVKEAIA
- a CDS encoding sigma-70 family RNA polymerase sigma factor — its product is MSNNLKKKNSTQERLIIFDREFAPHTDSMYSFAYRLTGDDEDAKDLVQDTHMKAYRFIDSFEKGTNAKAWLFRILKNSFINEYRRKSKEPSKIDYNEVETIYNGEKNDPNLVSGIRQDNNTYRIGDEITSALNALGVDFRIVIILCDLEGFTYEEMSKILDIPIGTVRSRLHRARNLLKEKLVVYAKKMGYSQKKAN
- a CDS encoding glycosyltransferase family 9 protein, producing the protein MRVQQLKNIVISGSENLKDFSISIQIINYLKNKYADSHVTWIGNSVQSEISKFITSIDQFLLFDTIDDETLENTDAIFFLKSDKVLSKKARDLKISYRIGGKDSWRNNRRLTHSIDTSTASSLLDAHFSFLHVLDIDTTVDLSLQIVNHPISTFRGIIKKDLNNIVFYPYRSNAHRAWPGVRYFELIDSLPKYEYNYIIAGLEEEGKALKFTAPELFRVPSVKDATDLESLEEALALIAKSDLLVTYNTDIAHFAEAMGKKVICITSSADAFFINKKIKTILTEKTDCYECIGDKPCECLRKLEINEVISEMENIKI